AGCCAGCGCCGGACTTTCCCCGCCCCTACACCACGGTGGATGTGGTGATCTTCACGATTGCCCAGGGCCGCCTGAATGTATTGCTGGTGCAACGCCCAGGCCATGAAGACGATCCGTTTCCAGGCCTCTGGGCCCTGCCCGGAGGGTTTGTGAATGTGGACCTGGATGCCGATCTGCAGGCCTGCGCCGCGCGCAAGCTCAAGGAGAAGACGGGTGTGGACAGCCCCTATCTGGAGCAGCTTGGCAGTTGGGGCAGTGCGGCGCGTGATCCGCGTGGCTGGTCGGCCACCCATGTGTACTTTGCGCTGATTCCCGCCCATGAGCTGCAACTGACGAAAGGCGCCAATGCGGCCGATGTGGCCTGGTTCGAAGTGGATGAATTGCTGCGCCGGCCCGCTCTGGCGTTCGACCATGGCACCATCTTGCAGGCGGCAGTGGAGCGTTTGCGCAACAAGGTCGAATACACCTCGCTGCCCGCTTTTTTGCTGAGCGAGCCCTTCACCCTGCCCCAGTTGCAGCAAGTCTATGAAACCGTGCTGGGGCGCAGCGTGGACAAAAGCGGCTTCCGCACCCGCATGCTGGCAGCGAACTTTCTGGTCGAGGCCGGCCATGTGGAAGGCGTGTCGAACCGCCCCGCCATGGGCTACCGGCTGGCGGACCGCAGCGGGCCCGTGGTATTTCCGCGCACATTCAGCCCACGCGGCCATTGAACCAGGCGATTACCCGCCACTGTGCCGAAACCGGGGCTTGCTGAGATAATCCTGCCCCTATGTCTCTCCTGCCCCACCAGCTCGAACTCCTGTCCCCGGCGCGCGACGCCGATATCGGCATCGAAGCCGTCAATCACGGCGCGGACGCCGTCTATATCGGCGGACCGGCCTTTGGCGCGCGCGCGACGGCAGGCAACGACATCCGCGATCTGGAGCGGCTCATCAAGCATGCCCACCGCTTCGGCAGCCGCATCTTCATCACACTCAACACCATCTTGCGCGACGATGAACTGCAGGGCGCGCGCGATATGGCCTGGCAGATCTACAACGCCGGTGCCGATGCGCTGATCATCCAGGACATGGGTCTGCTGGAACTGGACCTGCCCCCCATCCAGCTGCACGCATCCACCCAGACCGATATCCGCACGCACGAGAAGGGCCGCTTTCTGCAGGACGCCGGCCTGTCGCAGATCGTGCTGGCGCGCGAGCTGGATCTGAAGCAGATTGCTGCCGTGCGCGCCGCAACAGACCCGGCCCGCACCACCATCGAATACTTTGTGCATGGCGCACTGTGCGTGGCCTACTCGGGCCAGTGCTTCATCAGCCATGCCCACACGGGACGCAGCGCCAACCGCGGCGACTGCAATCAGGCCTGCCGCCTGCCCTATGAGGTCACGGACGCCAGCGGCCGCATCATCGCGCACGAAAAGCATGTGCTGTCCATGAAGGACAACAACCAGAGCGACAATCTGCGTGCCCTGATCGACGCCGGCGTGCGCAGCTTCAAGATCGAGGGCCGCTACAAGGACATGGGCTATGTGAAGAACATCACGGCCCATTACCGCAAACTGCTAGACGAAATCATCGAGGAGCGCGAGTTCTCCGATCGGCCGCTGGCGCGCTCGTCGTCAGGCCGCACAACTTTCTCGTTCGAACCCGATCCGGACCAGAATTTCAACCGCGAGTTCACAGACTATTTCGTCAACGGGCGCAAGGATGACATCGGCGCCTTCGACACGCCCAAGACCCCGGGTCGTGCGATCGGCTGGGTGACACAGGTCGGCGACAAATGGTTCGAGATCGAAACCAGCGACAAGGCCACCGAGCTGCACAACGGCGACGGTCTGTGCTACTACGATCTGCAAAAGGAACTGGTGGGCGTGCACATCAACCG
This window of the Comamonas testosteroni genome carries:
- a CDS encoding NUDIX hydrolase; this translates as MTVTQRHSKPAPDFPRPYTTVDVVIFTIAQGRLNVLLVQRPGHEDDPFPGLWALPGGFVNVDLDADLQACAARKLKEKTGVDSPYLEQLGSWGSAARDPRGWSATHVYFALIPAHELQLTKGANAADVAWFEVDELLRRPALAFDHGTILQAAVERLRNKVEYTSLPAFLLSEPFTLPQLQQVYETVLGRSVDKSGFRTRMLAANFLVEAGHVEGVSNRPAMGYRLADRSGPVVFPRTFSPRGH
- a CDS encoding peptidase U32 family protein, with the translated sequence MSLLPHQLELLSPARDADIGIEAVNHGADAVYIGGPAFGARATAGNDIRDLERLIKHAHRFGSRIFITLNTILRDDELQGARDMAWQIYNAGADALIIQDMGLLELDLPPIQLHASTQTDIRTHEKGRFLQDAGLSQIVLARELDLKQIAAVRAATDPARTTIEYFVHGALCVAYSGQCFISHAHTGRSANRGDCNQACRLPYEVTDASGRIIAHEKHVLSMKDNNQSDNLRALIDAGVRSFKIEGRYKDMGYVKNITAHYRKLLDEIIEEREFSDRPLARSSSGRTTFSFEPDPDQNFNREFTDYFVNGRKDDIGAFDTPKTPGRAIGWVTQVGDKWFEIETSDKATELHNGDGLCYYDLQKELVGVHINRAECVSAKKGIWRVFPKNEIAEFKDLRKGLEINRNRDMDWVRTLEKKSSERRIGLWAEFTETASGFALTLTDEDGFVGAAAIDQEHQSATDAAKAQASLREQLGRFGATVFEVNDISLNLSQPWFIQASVLNQLRRDAVAALEQARADGFVRLPRAKPVEPPAPFPEDTLTYLANVYNQKAHDFYVKHGVKIIDAAYESKEEEGEVSLMITKHCVRFSMSLCPKQAKGVIGVKGTIKAEPLQLINGKEKLTLRFDCKPCEMHVVGKMKKSVLNQHAKEMKESPMQFYRTRPTPQQPS